A genome region from Lutra lutra chromosome 11, mLutLut1.2, whole genome shotgun sequence includes the following:
- the TMEM106B gene encoding transmembrane protein 106B, with translation MGKSFSHLPLHSNKEDAYDGVTSTENMRNGLLNNEVHNEDGRGGDVSQFPYVEFTGRDSVTCPTCQGTGRIPRGQENQLVALIPYSDQRLRPRRTKLYVMASVFVCLLLSGLAVFFLFPRSIDVKYIGVKSAYVSYDVQKRTVYLNITNTLNITNNNYYSVEVENITAQVQFSKTVIGKARLNNITNIGPLDMKQIDYTVPTVIAEEMSYMYDFCTLISIKVHNIVLMMQVTVTTTYFGHSEQISQERYQYVDCGRNTTYQLGQSEYLNVLQPQQ, from the exons aTGGGAAAGTCTTTTTCACATTTGCCTTTGCATTCAAATAAAGAAGATGCTTATGATGGAGTCACATCAACCGAAAACATGAGGAATGGACTGCTTAATAATGAAGTCCATAATGAAGATGGAAGAGGTGGAGATGTCTCTCAGTttccatatgtggaatttacaGGAAGAGATAGTGTCACTTGTCCCACTTGTCAAGGAACAGGAAGAATTCCTAGGG ggCAAGAAAACCAGCTGGTGGCATTGATTCCATATAGCGATCAGAGATTAAGGCCAAGAAGGAC aaagctGTATGTGATGGCTTCTGTGTTTGTCTGTCTGCTCCTTTCTGGATTggctgtgtttttccttttccctcgCTCTATTGACGTGAAATACATTGGCGTAAAATCAGCATACGTCAGTTATGATGTTCAAAAGCGTACAGTATATTTAAATATCACG AACACACTAAATATAACAAACAATAACTATTATTCTGTTGAAGTTGAAAACATCACTGCACAAGTTCAGTTTTCCAAAACAGTTATCGGAAAGGCACGCTTAAACAACATAACCAATATTGGCCCACTGGATATGAAACAA ATTGATTATACAGTACCTACTGTCATAGCAGAGGAAATGAGTTACATGTA tgatttctgtacactgatatCCATCAAAGTGCATAACATAGTACTCATGATGCA agttaCTGTGACAACAACATACTTTGGACACTCTGAACAGATATCGCAGGAGAGGTACCAGTATGTTGATTGTGGAAGGAACACAACTTACCAGTTGGGGCAGTCTGAGTATTTAAATGTACTTCAGCCACAACAGTAA